Proteins co-encoded in one Inquilinus sp. Marseille-Q2685 genomic window:
- a CDS encoding LysR family transcriptional regulator — MDRFTAMATFVRVAQLGSLSAAARDLGLTQPAVSQQVAALERRLGVRLLNRSTRRLALTEAGERYHAQALRILEAVAEAEDGLAEASDTLAGSLRVHAPAGLGQAHLAPILIGFQRRHPDLSVELIANDRYADLIGEGVDVAIRLGTLASPGLVARRLATLRRILVASPDYVAARGSPETPEDLARHPHVRFSWAASGDAVPLVGPDGPLEVRVRSRFLANNAFVLIEAIRAGIGIGGAQLPLVQTLLDQGALVRVMRDYAYAPLEVHAVYPSGRFVPRRVRAFVDHLAAALPAIPGLDRD, encoded by the coding sequence ATGGACCGCTTCACCGCCATGGCCACCTTCGTGCGGGTGGCCCAGCTCGGCAGCCTGTCGGCGGCGGCGCGGGACCTCGGCCTGACCCAGCCGGCGGTCAGCCAGCAGGTGGCGGCGCTGGAGCGGCGGCTGGGCGTCCGCCTGCTGAACCGCAGCACCCGCCGCCTGGCCCTGACCGAGGCGGGCGAGCGCTACCACGCCCAGGCCCTGCGCATCCTGGAGGCGGTGGCCGAGGCCGAGGACGGGCTGGCCGAGGCGTCGGACACGCTGGCCGGCAGCCTGCGCGTGCATGCACCGGCCGGGCTGGGCCAGGCGCATCTGGCGCCGATCCTGATCGGCTTTCAGCGGCGCCATCCGGATCTCTCGGTCGAGCTGATTGCCAACGACCGCTATGCCGACCTGATCGGCGAGGGCGTCGACGTCGCCATCCGCCTCGGCACCCTGGCCTCGCCCGGCTTGGTGGCCCGGCGCCTGGCGACGCTGCGGCGGATCCTGGTGGCGTCGCCGGACTACGTCGCCGCCCGGGGCAGCCCGGAGACGCCGGAGGATCTCGCCCGCCACCCGCATGTCCGCTTCAGCTGGGCCGCTTCCGGCGACGCGGTGCCGCTGGTCGGCCCGGACGGTCCGCTGGAGGTGCGGGTGCGGTCGCGCTTCCTGGCCAACAACGCCTTCGTGCTGATCGAGGCGATCCGCGCCGGGATCGGCATCGGCGGCGCCCAGCTGCCCCTGGTGCAGACGCTGCTCGACCAGGGCGCGCTGGTGCGGGTGATGCGGGACTATGCCTATGCCCCGCTGGAGGTGCACGCGGTCTACCCCTCCGGCCGTTTCGTCCCGCGCCGGGTCCGCGCTTTCGTCGACCACCTGGCCGCGGCGCTGCCGGCGATCCCGGGGCTGGACCGGGACTAA
- a CDS encoding DUF4436 family protein, translated as MQDVSDKPAGDAAGGETPRARSASPSRRAVVLAVLLAGCAIAYILILARFDVSSAPAETEFGAPARDARVRLYVQPIEVDPVNDSVQMRISVTPDPALASATAATADHDFLIKIRRGKQIEHVQIGAGQPLPEVTFEFDLEDGNVRDYPLDRYGSAMTLAASERTPDGAEAPLPIRVTVWEGLLGYTVKAQQAAAQTAGDLQLQFAIRRTGAVSFFGIAIYGAIVVMALCALVIGSLVFIGTRRIEVTLAGALGAVIFALPALRGALPGIPPLGVRADILIFFWAEIGAIIAFCLFVAAWARRGPPP; from the coding sequence ATGCAGGACGTCTCCGACAAACCGGCCGGCGATGCAGCCGGAGGCGAAACCCCTCGAGCCCGCTCGGCGTCGCCGTCGCGCCGGGCCGTCGTGCTGGCCGTGCTGCTGGCCGGATGCGCGATCGCCTATATCCTGATCCTGGCCCGGTTCGACGTGTCGAGCGCGCCGGCCGAGACCGAGTTCGGCGCCCCGGCCCGGGACGCCCGGGTCAGGCTCTATGTCCAGCCGATCGAGGTCGACCCGGTCAACGATTCCGTGCAGATGCGGATCAGCGTGACGCCCGATCCCGCCCTGGCCAGCGCGACGGCGGCGACCGCGGATCACGATTTCCTGATCAAGATCAGGCGCGGCAAGCAGATCGAACATGTGCAGATCGGCGCCGGCCAGCCTCTTCCCGAGGTCACCTTCGAATTCGACCTCGAGGACGGCAATGTGCGCGACTACCCCCTGGACCGGTATGGATCCGCCATGACCTTGGCGGCGAGCGAGCGGACCCCGGACGGCGCCGAGGCGCCGCTGCCGATCCGGGTCACGGTCTGGGAAGGCCTGCTCGGCTATACCGTGAAGGCGCAGCAGGCGGCGGCACAGACCGCCGGTGACCTGCAGCTGCAATTCGCGATCCGCCGCACGGGCGCCGTCTCGTTCTTCGGCATCGCGATCTATGGCGCCATCGTCGTGATGGCGCTCTGCGCCCTCGTCATCGGCAGCCTCGTCTTCATCGGCACGCGGCGGATCGAGGTCACGCTCGCCGGCGCGCTCGGCGCCGTGATCTTCGCGCTGCCCGCGTTGCGCGGCGCCTTGCCGGGCATCCCGCCGCTGGGCGTCCGCGCCGACATCCTGATCTTCTTCTGGGCCGAGATCGGGGCGATCATCGCCTTCTGCCTGTTCGTCGCCGCCTGGGCGCGTCGCGGCCCCCCGCCCTGA
- a CDS encoding GFA family protein, which translates to MLYKGSCHCGRVVFEVEGELTGAVACNCSICSRKGALLWAVPHLSLRVQAQPVDLGTYLFNRHAIQHRFCRNCGIHTFAEDTAPGTERSAYINIRCLEDIDLAAVPVHEFDGRSM; encoded by the coding sequence ATGCTCTACAAGGGAAGCTGCCATTGCGGCCGCGTCGTCTTCGAGGTCGAGGGCGAGCTGACCGGCGCCGTCGCCTGCAACTGCTCGATCTGCTCGCGCAAGGGGGCGCTGCTCTGGGCCGTGCCGCATCTCAGCCTGCGCGTGCAGGCGCAGCCCGTGGACCTCGGCACCTATCTGTTCAACCGCCACGCCATCCAGCACCGCTTCTGCCGGAACTGCGGCATCCACACCTTCGCCGAGGACACCGCGCCGGGGACGGAGCGGTCGGCCTACATCAACATCCGCTGCCTCGAGGACATCGACCTCGCCGCGGTGCCGGTGCACGAGTTCGACGGCCGTTCGATGTAG
- a CDS encoding MDR family MFS transporter translates to MSTAVDRSKRPFLIASIMLATFMIAIEATIVATAMPRIVGELGGFTYYSWVFSAFLLAQTTATVIYGKMADVFGRKPVLIGGTAVFLAGSVLCGFAWSMGSLILFRLLQGLGAGAIAPVTMTVIGDLYKLEERGRAQGMMASVWATSAVIGPLAGGVIVDTLSWAWIFWINLPFGVLTIAGFILFLKERIEPREVKIDYAGAGLFTVAVVSLLVILTETDAGAPLLGGLGLLFLLSGWLFLRQERRAPEPIISIALWGRRLIATSNAATLLAGMALIGLTTILPVYVQGVLGRSPITAGFTLTMLVVGWPMAVMLSSRFYRAFGIRRTLRAGSLLFPVGAAVLLFLTPQSHPALAGAGSFLMGFGMGLISLTTIAVVQDSVEWSMRGSATASIIFARSLGNTIGATALGAILNLGIAHFGSGALAAAVHDALNRPEGLADLAADPSVRTVFDQALHWSFWGVAGVAVLTFVAIWLIPIAPRPAGARPQEAEIEAAAEPGPAVGH, encoded by the coding sequence ATGTCCACTGCCGTCGACCGGTCGAAGCGACCGTTCCTGATCGCTTCGATCATGCTGGCGACCTTCATGATCGCGATCGAGGCGACGATCGTCGCCACCGCCATGCCGCGCATCGTCGGCGAGCTGGGTGGCTTCACCTATTACAGTTGGGTGTTCTCGGCCTTCCTCCTGGCCCAGACCACCGCGACGGTGATCTACGGCAAGATGGCCGACGTGTTCGGCCGCAAGCCGGTGCTGATCGGCGGCACCGCGGTGTTCCTGGCCGGGTCGGTGCTGTGCGGCTTCGCCTGGTCGATGGGATCGCTGATCCTGTTCCGGCTGCTGCAGGGCCTCGGCGCCGGGGCGATCGCGCCGGTGACCATGACCGTGATCGGCGACCTGTACAAGCTGGAGGAGCGCGGCCGCGCCCAGGGCATGATGGCCAGCGTCTGGGCCACCTCCGCCGTCATCGGCCCCCTGGCCGGCGGCGTCATCGTCGACACCCTGTCCTGGGCCTGGATCTTCTGGATCAACCTGCCCTTCGGCGTGCTGACCATCGCCGGCTTCATCCTGTTCCTGAAGGAGCGGATCGAGCCGCGCGAGGTGAAGATCGACTATGCCGGCGCCGGGCTGTTCACCGTCGCCGTGGTGTCGCTGCTGGTGATCCTGACCGAGACCGATGCCGGCGCGCCGCTGCTGGGCGGCCTGGGGCTGCTGTTCCTGTTGTCCGGTTGGCTGTTCCTGCGGCAGGAGCGGCGGGCGCCGGAGCCGATCATCTCGATCGCGCTGTGGGGCCGGCGGCTGATCGCCACTAGCAACGCCGCCACCCTGCTGGCCGGCATGGCGCTGATCGGCCTGACCACGATCCTGCCGGTCTATGTCCAGGGCGTGCTGGGCCGGTCGCCGATCACGGCCGGCTTCACCCTGACCATGCTGGTCGTCGGCTGGCCGATGGCGGTGATGCTGTCCAGCCGCTTCTACCGCGCCTTCGGCATCCGCCGCACCCTGCGCGCCGGCAGCCTGCTGTTCCCGGTCGGCGCCGCCGTCCTTCTGTTCCTGACGCCGCAGAGCCATCCCGCCCTGGCCGGCGCCGGGTCGTTCCTGATGGGCTTCGGCATGGGGCTGATCAGCCTGACCACCATCGCCGTGGTGCAGGACAGCGTCGAATGGTCGATGCGCGGCAGCGCCACCGCCTCGATCATCTTCGCCCGCAGCCTGGGCAACACCATCGGCGCCACGGCGCTGGGCGCGATCCTGAACCTGGGCATCGCCCATTTCGGCAGCGGCGCCCTGGCCGCCGCCGTGCACGACGCGCTGAACCGCCCGGAGGGTCTGGCCGACCTGGCCGCCGACCCGTCGGTGCGCACGGTGTTCGACCAGGCGCTGCACTGGAGCTTCTGGGGCGTGGCCGGGGTGGCGGTGCTGACCTTCGTCGCCATCTGGCTGATCCCGATCGCGCCGAGGCCGGCCGGCGCCCGGCCGCAGGAGGCGGAGATCGAGGCGGCCGCCGAGCCCGGCCCGGCCGTCGGGCACTGA
- a CDS encoding methylated-DNA--[protein]-cysteine S-methyltransferase: MSEHLYTLFETAIGPCGIAWGPRGITGVQLPGSSAEKTRMRLLRRCPGAEEGAAPPDIARVIERIDALLRGERVDLSDVPVDLDRVPEFERRVYAVARAIPPGSTMTYGEIAKRLGDPLLARDVGQVMGHNPFPIVVPCHRVLAAGGKPGGFSAPGGVDTKLRMLRIEGAAAAAQASLFDP; encoded by the coding sequence ATGAGCGAGCATCTCTACACCCTGTTCGAGACCGCCATCGGTCCCTGCGGCATCGCCTGGGGCCCGCGCGGCATCACCGGCGTGCAACTGCCGGGGTCGAGCGCGGAGAAGACGCGGATGCGCCTCCTCCGCCGCTGCCCCGGTGCCGAGGAGGGCGCGGCCCCGCCCGACATCGCCCGGGTGATCGAGCGCATCGACGCCCTCTTGCGCGGCGAGCGCGTCGACCTGTCCGACGTGCCGGTCGACCTCGACCGCGTGCCGGAGTTCGAGCGCCGGGTCTACGCCGTCGCCCGCGCCATCCCGCCGGGGTCGACCATGACCTATGGCGAAATCGCGAAGCGGCTGGGCGACCCGCTCTTGGCCCGCGACGTCGGCCAGGTGATGGGGCACAACCCGTTCCCGATCGTGGTGCCCTGCCACCGGGTGCTGGCGGCCGGCGGCAAGCCCGGCGGCTTCTCCGCCCCCGGCGGGGTCGACACCAAGCTGCGGATGCTGCGGATTGAAGGCGCCGCGGCCGCCGCCCAGGCCTCTCTGTTCGACCCCTGA
- a CDS encoding AraC family transcriptional regulator, with protein MPAEQILQRPSMAVYDYRCSAGPGDRPFTELHTGHSVSYVRRGSFGCRQLGRADELVAGSVLVGHPGDEFTCTHEHHHGGDECLSFELAPALVEAIGDDRAAWRAGAMPPLPGLMVLGELAQATAEGRGDLGLDEVGIAFAARFVALVTGRQAPRAAPAARDRRRAVEAALWIDANADQPVDLDGAARTVGLSPFHFLRIFARSLGVTPHQYLVRARLRRAARLLAEDAQPVTDIAYDVGFGDLSNFVRSFHRAAGVSPQRFRKAARGDRKILQERLAPIAAA; from the coding sequence ATGCCCGCCGAGCAGATCCTGCAGCGCCCGTCGATGGCAGTCTACGACTACCGGTGCAGCGCCGGGCCGGGCGACCGTCCCTTCACCGAGCTGCACACGGGCCATTCCGTCTCCTATGTCCGGCGCGGCAGCTTCGGCTGCCGGCAGCTGGGCCGGGCCGACGAGCTGGTGGCCGGATCGGTGCTGGTCGGCCATCCGGGCGACGAGTTCACCTGCACCCATGAGCACCATCATGGCGGCGACGAGTGCCTGTCCTTCGAGCTGGCCCCGGCGCTGGTCGAGGCGATCGGCGACGACCGCGCCGCCTGGCGCGCCGGGGCGATGCCGCCCCTGCCCGGGCTGATGGTGCTGGGCGAGCTGGCCCAGGCCACGGCCGAGGGCCGCGGCGACCTGGGGCTGGACGAGGTCGGCATCGCCTTCGCCGCCCGCTTCGTCGCCCTGGTGACCGGGCGGCAGGCGCCGCGGGCCGCGCCGGCGGCGCGCGACCGTCGCCGGGCGGTGGAGGCGGCGCTGTGGATCGACGCGAATGCCGACCAGCCGGTCGACCTGGACGGCGCCGCCCGGACCGTCGGCCTCAGCCCCTTCCATTTCCTGCGGATCTTCGCCCGCAGCCTGGGCGTCACCCCGCACCAGTACCTGGTCCGCGCCCGGCTGCGCCGCGCCGCCCGCCTGCTGGCGGAGGATGCGCAGCCGGTCACCGACATCGCCTATGACGTCGGCTTCGGCGACCTGTCGAACTTCGTCCGCAGCTTCCACCGCGCCGCCGGCGTCTCGCCCCAGCGCTTCCGCAAGGCCGCCCGGGGCGACCGCAAGATCCTCCAAGAAAGGCTGGCCCCGATAGCCGCAGCATGA
- a CDS encoding cytochrome c family protein produces the protein MKLTQWALAALLTAGAVSPALAEGDAARGQTLFSRCSACHTATEQNKLGPHLSGVFGRTAGTVAGYTYSKAMAAYAKPWDEATLDAFLAGPNKAVPGTKMTAGAIANPQDRADIIAYLKTLGAS, from the coding sequence ATGAAGCTGACGCAGTGGGCCCTCGCGGCCCTGCTGACCGCCGGTGCCGTGTCGCCGGCGCTGGCCGAAGGCGACGCGGCGCGGGGCCAGACCCTGTTCTCGCGCTGCAGCGCCTGCCACACGGCGACCGAGCAGAACAAGCTCGGGCCGCACCTCTCCGGCGTGTTCGGCCGCACCGCCGGGACGGTGGCGGGCTACACCTACTCCAAGGCCATGGCCGCCTATGCCAAGCCCTGGGACGAGGCGACGCTCGACGCCTTCCTGGCCGGCCCGAACAAGGCCGTGCCGGGCACCAAGATGACGGCGGGCGCCATCGCCAACCCGCAGGACCGCGCCGACATCATCGCCTATCTGAAGACGCTCGGGGCGTCGTAG
- a CDS encoding xanthine dehydrogenase family protein molybdopterin-binding subunit yields MPDGSLNSRLDRRGFLKVGAAIGGGLALTVALPPALRPALAETQVSHRFVPNAFIRMDPKGLVTLVMPSAEMGQGIYTAEAMLLAEELEVGLDQVRIEHSPPDDAAYGNALLGSQATGGSTSIRAFWTPLRQAGAVARTMLVAAAAQQWKVDPKTLKAERGAVTDGKRSLSYGELVDLAATLPVPDPKSVALKDPKDFTLLGKPAKRLDSPDKVNGKAEFGIDVKLPGMKVAAIAISPVTGGKPKTVDEAAAMAVKGVRQVVKTDAAVAVVADHMGAAKKGLEAAAVQWDDGPNANVSSADIVRALEEESKKPGAVARNDGDAEKALAGAAQRLEAIYQVPFLAPATMEPMNCTVHVRKDGCDIWVGTQVPTMAQGVAAEITGLPKEKVQVHNHLLGGGFGRRLEVDGVAHAVKVAQQVDGPVKVVYSREEDTQHDMYRPYYYDRFAAGLDAQGKPVAWTHRIAGSSIMARYFPPGFQNGIDPDAVDAAAEPPYAFPAIRVEYVRVEPQGVPTSWWRGVGPTHNVFVVESFIDELAAAAKQDPVAYRKALLGHNPRALAALTLAAEKAGWGTPMPKGHGRGVMVQFAFGSYVSMVAEVEVAGDGSIKVHRLVCAVDCGLTVNPDTIEAQVQGGAIFGLTAALHGNITFADGRVEQGNFDTYLPMRIDEVPVVETHLIRSAEAPGGIGETATAAVAPAVANAIFAATGKRLRALPFDTDLLKSSS; encoded by the coding sequence ATGCCTGATGGTTCGCTGAACTCCCGGCTCGACCGCCGCGGGTTCCTCAAGGTCGGCGCCGCAATCGGCGGCGGCCTTGCCCTCACCGTCGCCCTGCCGCCGGCGCTGCGCCCGGCCCTGGCCGAGACCCAGGTGTCGCACCGCTTCGTGCCGAACGCCTTCATCCGCATGGACCCCAAGGGGCTGGTGACGCTGGTGATGCCCTCGGCCGAGATGGGGCAGGGCATCTACACCGCCGAGGCCATGCTGCTGGCGGAGGAGCTGGAGGTCGGGCTGGACCAGGTCCGGATCGAGCATTCGCCGCCGGACGACGCGGCCTACGGCAACGCGCTGCTGGGCAGCCAGGCGACCGGCGGGTCGACCTCGATCCGCGCCTTCTGGACGCCGCTGCGCCAGGCCGGCGCGGTCGCCCGCACCATGCTGGTCGCCGCCGCCGCCCAGCAGTGGAAGGTCGATCCGAAGACCCTGAAGGCCGAGCGCGGCGCCGTCACCGACGGCAAGCGCAGCCTGAGCTACGGGGAGCTGGTCGACCTGGCCGCGACGCTGCCGGTGCCGGATCCGAAGAGCGTGGCGCTGAAGGATCCGAAGGACTTCACCCTGCTGGGCAAGCCGGCCAAGCGCCTCGACTCGCCGGACAAGGTGAACGGCAAGGCGGAGTTCGGCATCGACGTCAAGCTGCCGGGCATGAAGGTGGCGGCGATCGCGATCTCGCCGGTGACCGGCGGCAAGCCGAAGACGGTCGACGAGGCCGCGGCGATGGCGGTCAAGGGCGTGCGCCAGGTGGTGAAGACCGACGCCGCCGTGGCCGTGGTCGCCGACCATATGGGCGCCGCCAAGAAGGGGCTCGAGGCCGCCGCCGTGCAGTGGGACGACGGCCCGAACGCGAATGTCAGCAGCGCCGATATCGTCCGGGCGCTGGAGGAGGAATCGAAGAAGCCCGGCGCCGTGGCGCGCAACGACGGCGACGCCGAGAAGGCGCTGGCCGGCGCGGCGCAGCGGCTGGAGGCGATCTACCAGGTGCCGTTCCTGGCCCCTGCGACGATGGAGCCGATGAACTGCACGGTGCATGTGCGGAAGGACGGCTGCGACATCTGGGTCGGCACCCAGGTGCCGACCATGGCCCAGGGCGTCGCCGCCGAGATCACCGGCCTGCCGAAGGAGAAGGTGCAGGTCCACAACCACCTGCTGGGCGGCGGCTTCGGCCGGCGGCTCGAGGTCGACGGCGTCGCCCATGCGGTCAAGGTGGCGCAGCAGGTCGACGGCCCGGTGAAGGTGGTCTACAGCCGCGAGGAGGACACCCAGCACGACATGTACCGGCCGTACTACTACGACCGCTTCGCGGCCGGCCTCGACGCGCAGGGCAAGCCGGTGGCCTGGACCCACCGCATCGCCGGATCCTCGATCATGGCGCGCTACTTCCCGCCGGGCTTCCAGAACGGCATCGACCCGGACGCGGTCGACGCCGCGGCCGAGCCGCCCTACGCCTTCCCCGCGATCCGCGTCGAATATGTCCGGGTCGAGCCACAGGGCGTGCCGACCTCCTGGTGGCGCGGCGTCGGGCCGACCCACAACGTCTTCGTGGTCGAGAGCTTCATCGACGAGCTGGCGGCCGCGGCGAAGCAGGACCCGGTCGCCTACCGCAAGGCGCTGCTGGGCCACAATCCGCGCGCCCTGGCCGCGTTGACCCTGGCGGCGGAAAAGGCCGGCTGGGGCACGCCGATGCCGAAGGGCCACGGCCGCGGCGTCATGGTGCAGTTCGCCTTCGGCAGCTATGTCTCGATGGTGGCGGAGGTCGAGGTGGCGGGCGACGGGTCGATCAAGGTCCATCGCCTGGTCTGCGCCGTCGATTGCGGCCTGACCGTCAATCCGGACACGATCGAGGCGCAGGTCCAAGGCGGCGCGATCTTCGGCCTGACCGCGGCGCTGCACGGCAACATCACCTTCGCCGACGGGCGGGTGGAGCAGGGCAACTTCGACACCTACCTGCCGATGCGGATCGACGAGGTGCCGGTGGTCGAGACCCATCTGATCAGGAGCGCCGAGGCGCCGGGCGGCATCGGCGAGACCGCGACCGCCGCCGTCGCCCCGGCGGTGGCGAACGCGATCTTCGCCGCCACCGGCAAGCGCCTGCGCGCCCTGCCGTTCGACACGGATCTGCTGAAGTCGTCCTCGTGA
- a CDS encoding (2Fe-2S)-binding protein: protein MAFTLKINGTPHEVDVDGDTPLLWVLRDVLGMTGTKFGCGMALCGACTVHVDGQAVRSCQTPVDSVGDSAVTTIEAIGETPQGKALQQAWLELEVVQCGYCQSGQIMSAAALLAETPKPTDDDIDAAMSGNVCRCGTYQRIRAAIHKAAA from the coding sequence ATGGCTTTCACCTTGAAGATCAACGGCACCCCGCACGAGGTCGATGTCGACGGCGACACCCCGCTGCTGTGGGTGCTGCGCGACGTGCTCGGCATGACCGGCACCAAGTTCGGCTGCGGCATGGCCCTGTGCGGCGCCTGCACCGTGCATGTCGACGGCCAGGCCGTCCGGTCCTGCCAGACGCCGGTCGACAGCGTCGGCGACAGCGCCGTGACCACGATCGAGGCGATCGGCGAGACGCCGCAGGGCAAGGCCCTGCAGCAGGCGTGGCTGGAGCTGGAGGTGGTGCAGTGCGGCTACTGCCAGTCCGGCCAGATCATGTCGGCCGCCGCGCTGCTGGCCGAGACGCCGAAGCCGACCGATGACGACATCGACGCCGCCATGTCCGGCAATGTCTGCCGATGCGGCACCTATCAGCGGATCCGCGCCGCGATCCACAAGGCCGCGGCCTGA
- a CDS encoding diacylglycerol kinase family protein codes for MRVALVLNGAAGALLGRPTEAIAARLQQILAEAGLEPRVTLAEGTELCRALDAAVASDAEAILVGGGDGTIIAAAERLLPENRAGPGRPLGILPMGTANLLARDLGIPLSPEAALPVLLAGTTRRIDVALVNDRIFLNSSLPGIAPRMVLQRERMRHDPGPMKWLRLVRAFLRGFDRGPRLHVVLQDDGRPVRLVTRTLAITNNPLAEGFAAIHSRVALDGGTLGVYAARIDRRLDLWRLIARIVAGTWQHDPAAAALAARRVNVVSRRARLWVANDGENHLLATPLRYRILAKALTVMVPRADPDTPETPQ; via the coding sequence ATGCGCGTGGCGCTGGTGCTGAACGGCGCCGCCGGCGCCCTGCTCGGCCGGCCGACCGAGGCGATCGCCGCGCGGCTGCAGCAGATCCTGGCCGAGGCCGGGCTGGAGCCCCGCGTGACGCTGGCCGAAGGGACCGAACTGTGCCGGGCGCTGGACGCCGCCGTCGCCTCGGACGCCGAGGCGATCCTGGTCGGCGGCGGCGACGGCACCATCATCGCCGCGGCCGAGCGCCTGCTGCCGGAGAACCGGGCCGGTCCCGGCCGCCCGCTCGGCATCCTGCCGATGGGCACGGCCAACCTGCTGGCCCGCGACCTCGGCATCCCGCTGTCGCCCGAGGCGGCGCTGCCGGTCCTCCTGGCCGGCACCACCCGGCGGATCGACGTCGCCCTGGTCAACGACCGGATCTTCCTGAACAGCTCGCTGCCCGGCATCGCCCCGCGCATGGTGCTGCAGCGCGAGCGGATGCGGCACGACCCGGGGCCGATGAAATGGCTGCGCCTGGTCCGCGCCTTCCTTCGCGGCTTCGACCGCGGGCCGCGGCTGCATGTCGTGCTGCAGGATGACGGCCGGCCGGTGCGGCTGGTCACCCGCACCCTGGCGATCACCAACAACCCGCTGGCCGAAGGCTTCGCCGCGATCCACAGCCGCGTCGCGCTGGACGGCGGCACGCTGGGCGTCTACGCCGCGCGGATCGACCGCCGGCTGGACCTGTGGCGCCTGATCGCCCGCATCGTCGCCGGCACTTGGCAGCACGACCCGGCCGCGGCGGCACTGGCGGCGCGCCGGGTGAACGTGGTCTCGCGCCGGGCGCGGCTATGGGTCGCCAATGACGGGGAGAACCACCTCTTGGCGACGCCCCTGCGCTATCGCATCCTGGCCAAGGCGCTGACCGTGATGGTGCCGCGCGCCGATCCCGACACGCCCGAAACGCCGCAGTGA
- a CDS encoding metallophosphoesterase codes for MKSVAHISDLHFGRTEPALVEALLAELKALAPSVIAVSGDLTQDARSGEFAAARDFLDRLPAPYLVVPGNHDIPRHNLLSRFTKPFSRYRRYITPDTAPLLVQDGIVLIGVNTARRLVAHWNWSHGSISLEQIERVRETLRALPRGMLKVVVAHHPFLPPPDAPETRLIGRAETALRFFATAGVDLILTGHLHRGFYGEVTTHHGRVRRPILVAQAATATSSRRRNEPNAYNRILVDGDRLTLEPRRWDGAGFVPMPAHGFEKVKGRWTALPTG; via the coding sequence ATGAAGAGCGTCGCCCACATCTCCGACCTGCATTTCGGCCGCACCGAGCCGGCCCTGGTCGAGGCCCTGCTGGCCGAGTTGAAGGCGCTGGCCCCGTCGGTCATCGCCGTCTCCGGCGACCTGACCCAGGATGCGCGCAGCGGCGAGTTCGCGGCCGCGCGCGACTTCCTGGACCGGCTGCCGGCGCCCTATCTCGTGGTGCCGGGAAACCACGACATCCCGCGGCACAACCTGCTGTCGCGCTTCACCAAGCCGTTCTCGCGCTACCGCCGCTACATCACCCCGGACACCGCGCCGCTCCTGGTCCAGGACGGGATCGTGCTGATCGGCGTCAATACCGCCCGGCGGCTGGTGGCGCATTGGAACTGGTCGCACGGCTCGATCAGCCTGGAGCAGATCGAGCGGGTGCGCGAGACGCTGCGCGCCCTGCCGCGCGGCATGCTGAAGGTGGTGGTGGCGCACCACCCCTTCCTGCCGCCGCCCGACGCGCCGGAGACCAGGCTGATCGGGCGGGCCGAGACGGCGCTGCGCTTCTTCGCCACCGCCGGGGTCGACCTGATCCTGACCGGCCACCTGCACCGGGGCTTCTACGGCGAGGTCACCACCCATCATGGCCGGGTGCGGCGGCCGATCCTGGTGGCGCAGGCGGCGACCGCGACCTCGAGCCGGCGGCGCAACGAGCCGAACGCCTACAACCGTATCCTGGTCGACGGCGACCGGCTGACGCTGGAGCCGCGGCGCTGGGACGGCGCGGGCTTCGTGCCGATGCCTGCGCATGGCTTCGAGAAGGTGAAGGGCCGCTGGACGGCGCTGCCGACGGGGTGA